The following proteins are co-located in the Deltaproteobacteria bacterium genome:
- the ispH gene encoding 4-hydroxy-3-methylbut-2-enyl diphosphate reductase — MKVKLAKTAGFCMGVRRALDLVLKEAGHTEKPLYTFGPLIHNPQVLELLKNRGVEPVETLDEIKGGTVFIRAHGVPPEIKKGIEERGARVIDATCPHVLRAQMILDKYAKRGYKGVISGDPNHPEVVGLLGFTHAKGLVVQSKEELRSLAPTEKVVIVAQTTQHHEQFDDLVQFAESYFHEVKVERTICGATRERQAEVSSMAPHVDGMVVVGGYNSGNTRRLARIARESGVETFHVETDEELEPEKLSHLNVVGVTAGASTPNWMIKKVIQKLQNMRGSTESAWRSQGFRFLKFVLQSNLYVALCGAGLTYASMTAQGLTSSPAKLRLMLISFLFLYSLHIINHLLDRDAGQFNDPERIRFFNRYKFWFVISGGVAQLAVVWMAYRLGMAVLAAALLVMIGGLLYSVLPVPRALRRSIPYRRFKDIPGSKSVSIALGWGVVTTFLPALTTGFPDPAAFVSAFTVVVGLVLVRSAFFELLDVQGDMIVGKETLPVLLGEQKTLHILNMILVLLAALLIGFALLGWGRGLPVIFGFCCPYTLTYLWLFGKRKFTPGPAFELTVESNFVLAGIVAYLFNSGLFG; from the coding sequence AGGAGGCCGGTCACACGGAAAAGCCCTTGTACACCTTCGGCCCGCTCATTCACAATCCCCAGGTGCTGGAGCTGCTCAAGAACAGAGGCGTTGAACCGGTCGAGACATTGGATGAGATTAAAGGAGGAACGGTGTTTATCCGAGCCCATGGCGTTCCCCCTGAAATCAAGAAGGGTATCGAGGAACGGGGAGCTCGGGTTATTGACGCCACGTGCCCGCACGTGCTCCGAGCCCAGATGATTCTGGATAAATACGCCAAACGGGGTTACAAGGGCGTCATTTCCGGAGACCCAAATCACCCCGAGGTAGTCGGATTGCTCGGATTCACTCACGCCAAGGGTCTGGTGGTGCAATCAAAAGAGGAACTAAGATCTCTTGCTCCTACTGAAAAAGTCGTTATCGTGGCCCAGACCACCCAGCATCACGAACAGTTTGACGATCTGGTTCAGTTCGCCGAATCCTATTTTCATGAGGTCAAGGTGGAACGCACTATTTGCGGGGCTACCCGTGAGCGCCAGGCCGAAGTCAGCTCGATGGCCCCTCATGTGGACGGAATGGTAGTGGTAGGGGGCTATAATAGTGGAAACACGCGACGCCTGGCTCGAATCGCCCGCGAGTCCGGAGTGGAAACCTTCCACGTGGAGACGGATGAAGAACTTGAACCGGAGAAACTTTCCCATCTCAACGTGGTAGGCGTGACGGCCGGGGCCTCCACGCCCAACTGGATGATCAAGAAAGTCATTCAGAAGCTGCAGAATATGCGGGGGAGTACGGAGTCCGCCTGGCGCTCGCAGGGATTTCGCTTCCTGAAGTTTGTGCTGCAGAGCAATCTTTATGTGGCCCTCTGCGGCGCCGGATTGACGTACGCGAGTATGACCGCGCAGGGGCTGACGAGTTCCCCCGCCAAACTCCGACTGATGCTCATTTCGTTTCTTTTCCTCTACAGCCTTCATATCATCAACCACCTTCTGGATCGGGACGCGGGCCAGTTCAACGATCCGGAACGCATCCGCTTTTTCAATCGATATAAATTCTGGTTCGTTATCAGTGGAGGCGTCGCTCAACTGGCGGTCGTATGGATGGCATACCGGCTGGGCATGGCGGTGCTGGCCGCCGCGCTGCTGGTGATGATAGGGGGTCTGCTGTATAGCGTTCTGCCGGTTCCGAGAGCGCTTCGACGAAGCATTCCGTACCGGAGATTCAAGGACATACCCGGTAGTAAGAGTGTTTCCATCGCTCTGGGTTGGGGTGTGGTCACTACGTTTCTTCCGGCCCTGACAACGGGATTCCCCGACCCGGCGGCTTTCGTGTCGGCGTTTACAGTGGTGGTCGGGCTGGTTCTGGTGAGATCGGCCTTTTTCGAGTTGCTCGATGTCCAGGGGGATATGATCGTCGGCAAGGAGACATTGCCGGTGCTTCTGGGTGAACAGAAGACCCTGCACATCCTCAACATGATTCTGGTGCTGCTGGCGGCCCTGCTGATCGGATTCGCACTTCTGGGCTGGGGAAGGGGATTGCCGGTGATCTTCGGGTTTTGTTGCCCGTACACCCTGACTTACCTCTGGCTTTTCGGCAAACGCAAGTTCACCCCCGGTCCCGCCTTTGAACTGACGGTAGAGAGCAACTTCGTATTGGCGGGCATAGTCGCGTATCTGTTTAACTCGGGTCTTTTCGGATAG